A region from the Flavobacteriales bacterium genome encodes:
- the rlmB gene encoding 23S rRNA (guanosine(2251)-2'-O)-methyltransferase RlmB gives MKDELVAGIRPVTEALTANRNIEKLLVRRDSGHAALKEIKQLALEREIPWQPVPLEKLDRMTRTEHQGVIALLSPVEEQNLDEVIARAYEHGQTPLIIALDGVTDVRNVGAVARSAECFGAHAVLVPKQGSARLGSDAVKSSAGALLRMPVCRANELVTALKRGREHGLRIIACTEKGTALVAEADLSGPTLLVMGAEDTGVSPAVLRMADDLVRIPMVGTIGSLNVSVACGVALYAVLQQRKT, from the coding sequence ATGAAAGATGAACTCGTGGCCGGCATTCGGCCCGTGACCGAAGCCCTGACGGCCAACCGGAACATCGAGAAGCTGCTGGTCCGGCGGGACAGTGGGCACGCTGCCCTGAAGGAGATCAAGCAACTGGCACTGGAACGGGAGATCCCGTGGCAGCCGGTTCCCTTGGAGAAGTTAGACCGCATGACCCGCACTGAGCACCAAGGCGTCATTGCGCTGCTCAGCCCGGTGGAAGAACAGAACCTCGATGAGGTGATCGCGCGTGCGTACGAACACGGGCAGACCCCGTTGATCATTGCCTTGGACGGGGTAACGGACGTGCGCAACGTGGGTGCCGTGGCGCGCAGTGCCGAGTGTTTCGGTGCGCACGCTGTGCTGGTGCCCAAACAAGGCAGCGCCCGCTTGGGCAGCGATGCCGTGAAGAGCAGTGCAGGCGCGCTCTTGCGCATGCCGGTTTGCCGCGCCAACGAGCTTGTTACCGCCTTGAAGCGGGGCCGGGAGCACGGTCTACGCATTATAGCCTGCACGGAGAAGGGTACCGCACTGGTGGCTGAGGCTGACCTCAGTGGCCCCACGCTGCTGGTCATGGGTGCCGAGGATACTGGAGTGAGCCCCGCCGTGCTGCGCATGGCCGACGACCTTGTGCGCATACCCATGGTGGGCACCATCGGCTCACTGAACGTGAGCGTGGCTTGCGGGGTGGCGCTCTACGCAGTCCTCCAGCAACGGAAGACCTGA
- a CDS encoding GWxTD domain-containing protein, translating into MKSLRSPVLRSLGRSAVLLLPLLLSIAACRSTPKRAATRDNFSWLYGPDANQLRLDARAYHASEERTMIYFKLRTGDLLYKSDGQGGPYRSHVRITYAAYADRKCTQLIDSAGTTVRDQAGQPGEDKDLIGSMELRRIASRNFHLLVTARDMHRETVSSVLIPIAADVPGHRQNFIIEDPGTGLPWFSDHLPSPRQVRIRCERYAGSTLLVEHMGAIDKLPSPVFATTAAPAAPTADSTFTVALAQDGTLLFNADRSGTYHFKSAVDGQAGYTLFVLGDAYPYVRTGADMLVPLRYITSMQEHDKLRTAPDVRAAVERFWTDANGNRDRAREAIATFYGRVESANRHFTSTAEGWRTDRGLVHIIFGRPNSIQLGENGETWTYGEDANMMSLSFTFTRRNNPWSDNDLVLDRDPAFKGAWYRNVEAWRNGRVRNN; encoded by the coding sequence ATGAAGTCCCTAAGATCCCCTGTATTGAGGTCGCTGGGACGATCGGCGGTCCTGCTTCTGCCTTTGTTGCTGAGCATCGCCGCATGCCGCAGCACCCCGAAACGTGCAGCCACCCGCGACAACTTCAGCTGGCTCTATGGTCCCGACGCGAACCAGTTGCGCCTGGACGCGCGCGCATACCACGCAAGCGAGGAGCGCACCATGATCTACTTCAAGCTGCGCACCGGCGACCTGCTCTACAAGAGCGATGGCCAGGGAGGACCATACCGCAGCCATGTGCGCATCACCTACGCGGCTTACGCCGACCGTAAGTGCACACAGCTCATCGATAGCGCCGGAACCACCGTGCGCGACCAAGCCGGTCAGCCTGGGGAGGACAAGGACCTTATCGGCAGCATGGAACTGCGGCGCATTGCCTCCCGCAATTTCCACCTGCTGGTGACCGCCCGCGACATGCACCGAGAAACAGTGAGCAGTGTGCTCATCCCGATCGCGGCGGATGTGCCGGGCCATCGCCAGAACTTCATCATCGAAGACCCCGGCACCGGACTGCCTTGGTTCAGCGACCACCTGCCATCGCCGCGCCAGGTGCGCATCCGTTGCGAGCGCTATGCTGGTTCTACGCTCCTTGTGGAGCACATGGGAGCCATTGACAAGTTGCCATCGCCGGTGTTCGCTACCACAGCTGCACCGGCGGCCCCAACCGCCGATTCCACGTTCACCGTTGCGCTCGCGCAGGATGGCACCCTCCTGTTCAACGCCGACCGCAGCGGCACCTATCACTTCAAGTCGGCGGTGGACGGCCAAGCGGGCTACACACTTTTCGTTCTCGGCGATGCCTATCCGTACGTACGCACAGGCGCCGACATGCTGGTGCCCTTGCGTTACATCACCAGCATGCAGGAGCACGACAAGTTGCGCACAGCGCCAGACGTGCGCGCGGCCGTGGAGCGTTTCTGGACCGACGCGAACGGCAACCGCGACCGTGCGCGCGAAGCCATCGCGACCTTTTACGGCCGGGTGGAAAGCGCGAACCGCCATTTCACCTCCACCGCCGAAGGCTGGCGCACGGACCGCGGCTTGGTGCACATCATCTTCGGAAGGCCCAACAGCATCCAACTGGGCGAAAACGGGGAAACATGGACCTACGGCGAGGATGCCAACATGATGAGCCTGAGCTTCACGTTCACCAGGCGCAACAACCCTTGGTCCGACAACGACCTGGTGCTCGACCGCGACCCGGCGTTCAAGGGCGCTTGGTACCGCAATGTTGAGGCCTGGCGCAATGGGCGTGTGCGCAACAATTGA